From Synoicihabitans lomoniglobus, the proteins below share one genomic window:
- a CDS encoding P-II family nitrogen regulator, whose protein sequence is MKLILAIIKPFKLEEVKEALSEIGVEGMTVTEVKGFGRQKGHTEIYRGSEYTVDFLPKVKIEIVVPDDVVGKAVDTIVGAAKTGKIGDGKVFVVGLEEAVRIRTDERGEAAI, encoded by the coding sequence ATGAAACTCATCCTCGCCATCATCAAGCCCTTCAAACTGGAAGAGGTTAAGGAAGCCCTTTCCGAAATCGGCGTTGAGGGTATGACCGTGACTGAAGTCAAAGGCTTTGGTCGTCAAAAGGGTCACACCGAAATCTATCGCGGCAGTGAATACACCGTCGACTTCCTCCCCAAGGTGAAGATCGAGATCGTGGTCCCCGACGACGTCGTCGGCAAAGCGGTCGACACCATCGTGGGTGCGGCCAAGACCGGCAAGATCGGTGACGGCAAAGTGTTCGTCGTTGGTCTCGAAGAGGCCGTGCGTATTCGCACCGACGAGCGCGGCGAAGCCGCCATCTGA
- a CDS encoding ammonium transporter — protein sequence MKLRSQQLTSWLKISGLFVLLAALSPLFGQDEPPPYESYDAFAESGGFALFTVNNLWLLISAALVFIMHLGFSCVETGLCQSKNTVNILFKNLFIVAIGILGYAFWGFNSMYPGDFNGFFATGSWFGVDNEDMTMMTDAYASYTWWTDFIFQAMFAATAATIVSGAVAERVKLGGFMVYATLLVTFFYPITGSWQWGGGWLAEKGFYDFAGSSLVHAFGGFAALAAVIVLGPRNGKYLAGGKVKPILGHSMPLAAIGVFLLWLGWYGFNGGSVLSADPRGVSYVFVTTTLAAAAGAVSAMLVSWALLKKPDLSMGLNGVLAGLVGITAGADSVSMSGSIWIGIIAGALVVFSIIFFDKIKIDDPVGAISVHGICGIWGTVAVAIFSDAAPFGIQLIGTLSVSAFAFIASLILATLVKVTLGLRVSADEESEGLDLGEHGAEAYPDFTPAHKG from the coding sequence CCAGCAACTGACCAGCTGGCTGAAGATCTCCGGACTCTTCGTCTTGCTGGCTGCGCTCTCGCCACTCTTCGGTCAAGATGAGCCTCCGCCCTACGAGTCCTATGACGCATTCGCCGAATCCGGCGGATTCGCCCTCTTCACCGTCAACAATCTATGGCTCCTGATTTCGGCCGCTCTCGTGTTTATCATGCACTTGGGCTTCTCCTGTGTGGAGACCGGACTCTGTCAGTCGAAGAACACGGTTAACATTCTCTTCAAGAATCTGTTCATCGTCGCCATCGGTATTCTCGGTTACGCCTTCTGGGGCTTCAACTCCATGTATCCGGGGGACTTCAACGGCTTCTTCGCCACCGGTTCCTGGTTTGGCGTCGATAACGAAGACATGACCATGATGACCGACGCCTACGCCTCTTACACGTGGTGGACGGACTTCATCTTCCAGGCCATGTTTGCCGCCACCGCCGCGACCATCGTCTCCGGTGCCGTCGCCGAGCGCGTTAAGCTCGGTGGCTTCATGGTCTACGCGACGCTGCTCGTGACCTTCTTCTACCCGATCACCGGTTCCTGGCAGTGGGGTGGTGGTTGGCTCGCCGAAAAGGGCTTCTACGATTTCGCCGGTTCCTCCCTCGTGCATGCGTTCGGTGGTTTCGCCGCTCTCGCCGCCGTGATTGTGCTCGGTCCCCGCAATGGCAAGTATCTCGCCGGGGGCAAAGTGAAGCCGATCCTCGGTCACTCCATGCCGCTCGCCGCCATTGGTGTGTTCCTCCTCTGGCTCGGTTGGTATGGCTTTAACGGCGGTTCGGTGCTCAGCGCTGATCCTCGTGGTGTCTCCTACGTCTTCGTGACCACGACGCTCGCCGCTGCGGCCGGTGCCGTTTCCGCGATGCTCGTCAGCTGGGCGCTCCTTAAGAAGCCCGACCTCTCCATGGGTCTCAACGGTGTGCTCGCCGGTCTCGTCGGCATCACCGCTGGTGCGGACTCGGTGTCCATGTCTGGTTCCATCTGGATCGGCATCATCGCCGGTGCGCTCGTGGTCTTCTCGATCATCTTCTTTGACAAGATCAAGATCGACGACCCGGTTGGTGCCATCTCGGTCCACGGTATCTGTGGTATCTGGGGCACGGTGGCAGTCGCCATCTTCTCCGACGCGGCTCCCTTCGGCATCCAGCTGATCGGCACGCTCTCCGTCTCCGCCTTCGCGTTCATCGCGTCTCTCATCCTCGCGACCCTCGTCAAGGTCACTCTCGGCCTGCGCGTCAGCGCGGACGAAGAGTCCGAAGGTCTCGATCTCGGCGAACATGGAGCCGAAGCCTATCCGGACTTTACCCCGGCGCACAAAGGCTGA